From the genome of Proteus vulgaris, one region includes:
- a CDS encoding DUF2612 domain-containing protein — protein MNVQQFEFHSDLLKAILWQYEDAENLKKLASFKASHFEKSMVSFWHNWYRDVFNIDTANDFGLSIWSRILDVPLGIDIPPSDKNKIGFGFGKKKANFNANFRRNADYTLSLTVEQKRMLVRMRYFNLTQSPTVTNINAFLKRFFWRDDSKVFVLDPLDMTYMYYVFNFNPDERLRVLLENFDLMPRPSGVGVKYRIVTKKAFGVGQHRKNFLSSNFGA, from the coding sequence ATGAACGTTCAACAATTTGAGTTTCATTCAGACCTATTAAAAGCGATCCTTTGGCAGTATGAAGATGCCGAAAATTTAAAGAAACTCGCTAGTTTTAAAGCCTCTCATTTTGAAAAGTCGATGGTATCATTTTGGCACAACTGGTACCGAGATGTGTTTAATATCGATACGGCGAATGACTTTGGGCTTTCAATCTGGTCACGCATTCTGGATGTGCCGTTAGGCATTGATATTCCACCCAGTGATAAAAATAAAATTGGGTTTGGTTTTGGTAAAAAGAAGGCCAATTTTAATGCCAATTTCAGACGCAATGCGGATTACACCCTGTCACTGACCGTTGAACAGAAACGCATGTTAGTACGGATGCGTTATTTTAATCTGACACAAAGCCCTACGGTCACCAATATTAACGCGTTTTTAAAACGTTTCTTTTGGCGTGATGACAGCAAAGTTTTTGTCCTTGATCCGCTAGACATGACTTATATGTATTACGTCTTTAACTTCAACCCTGACGAACGTCTACGGGTTCTTCTCGAAAACTTCGACTTAATGCCTCGCCCTTCAGGTGTTGGCGTCAAATATCGCATTGTGACCAAAAAAGCCTTTGGCGTTGGTCAGCATCGTAAAAACTTCTTAAGCAGTAACTTCGGAGCATAA